One genomic region from Hirundo rustica isolate bHirRus1 chromosome 5, bHirRus1.pri.v3, whole genome shotgun sequence encodes:
- the COMMD8 gene encoding COMM domain-containing protein 8 — translation MARLLEKLPPGRALEFLHKIVDGICGRAYPRYQDYGNVWSLSEWMEVLEETMTYFKTAVGKNMSDEEAAQQIIELNSDLQEAITKCLKGRKEEIRSALVESVHAISSAQLQDFDWQLKLALSSDKISMLQMPLLNLDLDVRENGEVKPISIEMNKEELQNLINALEAANKVVLQLK, via the exons ATGGCGCGGCTCCTGGAGAAGCTGCCGCCGGGACGGGCGCTCGAG TTCCTTCATAAGATAGTTGATGGCATCTGTGGCCGGGCGTATCCTCGATACCAGGATTATGGCAATGTTTGGAGCTTGTCGGAATGGATGGAGGTTTTAGAAGAAACTATGACATATTTCAAAACTGCAGTTGGCAAAAATATGTCTGATGAAGAG gcTGCTCAGCAGATAATTGAGCTAAATTCAGACCTCCAAGAAGCAATCACAAAATGTCTGAAAGgtagaaaggaagaaatcaggAGTGCCCTAGTAGAAAGTGTACATGCAATCTCttctgcccagctgcaggattttGACTGGCAGTTAAAG CTTGCTCTCTCTAGTGATAAGATCTCCATGCTTCAAATGCCACTCCTCAATCTTGATTTGGATGTGAGAGAAAATGGTGAAGTTAAGCCAATTTCTATAGAGATGAATAAGGAAGAGTTGCAAAACCTAATAAATGCACTGGAAGCTGCCAATAAG gTTGTCCTACAACTGAAATGA